The Porites lutea chromosome 4, jaPorLute2.1, whole genome shotgun sequence genome contains a region encoding:
- the LOC140933000 gene encoding uncharacterized protein: protein MMLSLDLYLNVILKGRSREIVSKSKCCLADCSIGFHFLEKVQDLPTRGALDVEHFTIDGSLFLAFANYHGDIKKHKTGSTIYKMDNSTGRLSLYQTLQTRGANDLLYFSIANKHFLAVANHYDGTHRLDSTVYQWNGKLFVDFQKLSTNGAGYLTYFKILGENYVAVPNHYDGSTHSIKSVIYKWSSGKFNRFQDIPTEGALGCTAFVINGDTFIAFANHYNSQHKHSVQSTVFKWSGGHFVKLQSLQTYGARGVKSFNVNGHTFLAFANQYSGSKHNIDSFIYKWNGNKFVLFQSIPTRGAMAWSLFVICGQSYLGVANHYGDGQKHNTKSVVYQASGARFIKYQEIPTHGAHGMTSFEYKGHTYLAVANYYNGQKFNINSTLYKWV from the exons ATGATGTTATCATTAGATTTATATCTCAATGTTATCTTGAAAGGGAGATCAAGGGAGATTGTC aGCAAATCGAAGTGCTGTTTAGCCG ATTGCTCTATTGGATTCCACTTTCTTGAGAAAGTTCAAGATCTTCCAACCCGAGGAGCATTAGATGTTGAACATTTCACCATTGATGGAAGCTTGTTTCTTGCTTTTGCCAACTATCATGGGGACATTAAAAAACACAAGACAGGTTCCACAATCTACAAGATGGATAACTCGACTGGAAGATTGTCTTTGTACCAGACCCTGCAAACAAGAGGAGCGAATGACCTGTTGTACTTTTCTATTGCTAACAAACATTTTCTTGCTGTCGCTAATCATTACGATGGAACTCACAGGCTGGACTCTACAGTCTATCAATGGAATGGAAAACTGTTTGTCGACTTTCAGAAATTGTCAACAAACggagcaggttacctcacctatttCAAGATACTTGGGGAAAATTATGTCGCAGTACCCAACCACTATGACGGAAGTACCCATTCTATAAAGTCAGTTATCTACAAATGGAGCAGCGGCAAGTTTAACAGATTTCAAGACATACCAACTGAAGGTGCCTTGGGATGTACAGCGTTTGTGATAAACGGTGACACATTCATCGCTTTTGCAAATCATTACAATTCCCAACACAAGCATTCTGTTCAGTCCACTGTGTTCAAATGGTCAGGAGGTCACTTTGTTAAACTGCAGTCTCTTCAAACTTACGGAGCGAGAGGTGTGAAGTCTTTCAACGTCAACGGACACACGTTCCTCGCTTTTGCCAACCAATATTCTGGAAGTAAACACAACATCGATTCCTTCATTTACAAGTGGAATGGTAACAAGTTTGTCCTGTTCCAGTCCATTCCTACTCGAGGAGCCATGGCATGGAGTCTATTTGTGATCTGCGGTCAAAGCTACCTGGGTGTGGCTAATCACTATGGTGATGGTCAGAAGCACAACACCAAGTCAGTTGTGTACCAGGCCTCTGGAGCAAGGTTCATCAAGTACCAAGAGATTCCCACACATGGAGCGCATGGTATGACGTCATTTGAGTACAAAGGTCATACTTACCTTGCAGTGGCAAACTACTACAATGGCCAGAAGTTCAACATAAACAGCACCCTGTACAAGTGGGTATAG